A window of Cohnella herbarum contains these coding sequences:
- a CDS encoding carbohydrate ABC transporter permease has product MRQDGRGIAIFSHVSLLLFSLVCILPFVLLISASLTDQNSIIADGYSFFPKVFSWAAYDYLMDRGTDIVRAYGVSIFVTVFGTAIGLAISTLLAYPLARKVTPHRNLIMFLVFFTMLFNGGLIPSYLVYTQLFDIKNTIWALIFPGLLTNGYYILLARTFFATTVPTEMIESAQIDGAGEYRTFWSIVLPISTPILATIGLFTCIMYWNDWANGMVYITNPHYFSIQNLLNRIMQDIQFITTMDSSRASDAMKQLPSDSVKMAIAVIGSLPILVAYPFFQKHFVKGIMIGAVKG; this is encoded by the coding sequence ATGCGACAAGATGGCAGAGGAATTGCAATATTCAGCCATGTTTCATTATTGTTGTTTTCGCTCGTATGTATTCTTCCGTTCGTGTTACTTATTTCCGCATCCTTAACGGATCAGAATTCAATTATTGCAGACGGATATTCATTTTTCCCGAAAGTGTTCAGTTGGGCAGCATACGATTACCTGATGGACAGAGGAACCGATATTGTGCGTGCATACGGAGTTTCCATCTTTGTTACCGTATTCGGCACCGCTATCGGCCTGGCGATTTCAACGCTGCTGGCCTATCCGCTTGCCAGAAAAGTGACGCCGCATCGAAACCTGATCATGTTTCTGGTTTTCTTCACAATGTTGTTTAACGGCGGATTGATTCCGAGCTACCTGGTGTACACACAGCTATTCGATATTAAGAATACGATCTGGGCGCTCATCTTTCCGGGTTTACTTACGAATGGTTATTATATCCTGTTGGCACGGACATTCTTCGCGACTACGGTGCCGACCGAAATGATTGAATCGGCGCAAATAGACGGCGCGGGCGAGTACCGTACTTTCTGGTCGATCGTGCTGCCGATTTCGACTCCGATTTTGGCTACAATTGGTTTGTTTACATGCATTATGTACTGGAACGATTGGGCCAACGGAATGGTATATATTACAAATCCTCATTATTTCAGCATTCAAAACTTGCTTAACCGTATTATGCAGGACATCCAGTTCATTACAACAATGGATTCTTCGAGAGCTTCCGATGCAATGAAGCAACTGCCAAGCGATTCAGTCAAGATGGCTATTGCAGTGATTGGCTCTCTTCCGATTCTGGTTGCATACCCGTTTTTCCAGAAGCACTTCGTCAAAGGGATTATGATCGGCGCCGTTAAAGGTTAA